Proteins from one Methanococcus maripaludis C5 genomic window:
- a CDS encoding flippase-like domain-containing protein, with product MDRKQHRLLRNIVVYGLGISIISFIIYKIGIFEVYAVLASAHVEIYLLAVFIYLLTLYVLSLRWNYLLKLNGYSAGSKNLLLLITMGQFINNVTPSMKGGSEPFRAYYLSKLEKIPYHVSFSAVVIERILDTVIFLIFSFFVIIYFALSGVVYTQAFFMAWILVMALTVFIIYLAMHKEWAFKITLQIAKVVTKFSSKTLNEQKIKDTIDKFQKTMIFFKGNRKGMFTALFISSAWWILDIFRIYVLFIAISTHVAFISVASTYLVALLVGILPMLPGGLGTSDTAMIAMYSFFKIPYSNAAAGTLLDRSISYMGVTIIGSIAFKIIKKKAKENSYEVES from the coding sequence ATGGACAGAAAACAGCACAGGCTTTTAAGGAACATTGTTGTATATGGGCTCGGTATCTCTATAATTTCATTTATAATTTACAAAATAGGCATTTTTGAGGTCTATGCAGTTTTAGCATCGGCACACGTTGAAATTTATTTATTGGCAGTTTTTATTTATTTATTGACTCTTTACGTCCTTTCACTGAGATGGAATTATCTTTTAAAATTAAATGGGTACAGTGCAGGTTCTAAAAATCTTCTTCTTTTAATCACAATGGGTCAGTTTATAAACAACGTAACACCTTCAATGAAAGGCGGCAGTGAACCATTTAGGGCGTACTACTTATCAAAATTGGAAAAAATACCTTATCATGTTTCATTTTCAGCAGTTGTAATCGAAAGAATTCTCGATACTGTTATATTTTTGATTTTCAGCTTTTTTGTAATAATATATTTCGCTTTAAGTGGGGTAGTCTACACTCAAGCTTTTTTCATGGCATGGATTTTGGTAATGGCCCTAACAGTTTTTATAATTTACCTTGCAATGCACAAAGAATGGGCTTTTAAAATAACGCTCCAGATTGCGAAAGTCGTTACTAAATTTTCGTCAAAAACATTGAATGAACAGAAAATAAAGGATACAATAGATAAATTCCAAAAAACAATGATTTTCTTTAAGGGAAATCGAAAAGGAATGTTTACAGCACTTTTTATTTCATCAGCATGGTGGATATTAGATATATTTAGAATTTATGTACTGTTTATTGCAATAAGTACGCATGTAGCATTTATTTCTGTTGCATCAACGTACCTTGTGGCATTACTTGTTGGAATTTTACCAATGCTCCCTGGAGGTCTAGGAACAAGCGATACTGCAATGATTGCAATGTATTCGTTCTTTAAAATACCTTATTCAAATGCAGCAGCAGGAACGCTTCTTGATAGGTCGATATCATATATGGGAGTTACAATCATTGGATCAATAGCCTTTAAAATAATAAAGAAGAAAGCCAAAGAAAACAGTTACGAAGTTGAAAGTTAG
- a CDS encoding DUF2120 family protein produces the protein MNNVNMIMGRLVKSMEAFKGSKPVINKEGILSVRSVCRDSEFEKYNSIKEYLTEKLVQNGFELASEDDILEMVAKINELIGDSETYSDEFGFEGVKSGFENIGCDCDYVVGKKGSTYVGVSMWYEKLSKEPKFVEVMSIYNI, from the coding sequence ATGAATAATGTGAACATGATCATGGGAAGACTTGTAAAATCGATGGAAGCTTTTAAAGGATCGAAGCCGGTAATAAATAAAGAAGGTATTCTTTCAGTAAGAAGTGTTTGTAGAGACTCCGAATTTGAAAAATACAACTCCATAAAAGAATATTTGACCGAAAAACTTGTTCAAAATGGTTTTGAATTGGCATCCGAAGACGATATTTTGGAAATGGTTGCAAAAATAAATGAGTTAATTGGGGATTCAGAAACTTACTCCGATGAATTTGGATTTGAAGGGGTTAAAAGCGGTTTTGAAAACATTGGATGCGATTGTGATTATGTTGTTGGAAAAAAAGGAAGCACTTACGTCGGAGTTAGTATGTGGTATGAAAAACTTTCAAAAGAGCCAAAATTTGTTGAAGTAATGTCAATTTACAATATATAA
- the hypB gene encoding hydrogenase nickel incorporation protein HypB, producing the protein MHFVDVLNIGKDIIKANNKNADKNRKILESHGIAAFDFMGAIGSGKTLLIEKLINELKDEYKIACIAGDVIAKYDAGRMEKHGVKVIPLNTGKECHLDAHQVGHCFHDLDLDNLDIIFIENVGNLICPTDFDLGTHKRTVVVSVTEGDDTVEKHPEIFKTANLTIINKIDICEAVGADPQKMLNDAKKINKDMEVLLTAIKHGQGVDEVVNFIKKTVKEVKNQK; encoded by the coding sequence ATGCATTTTGTCGACGTTTTGAATATCGGAAAAGACATAATTAAGGCAAATAATAAAAATGCGGATAAAAACAGGAAAATATTGGAAAGTCACGGGATTGCAGCTTTTGATTTTATGGGTGCGATTGGAAGTGGTAAAACTCTTTTAATCGAAAAATTAATCAATGAATTAAAAGACGAATACAAAATTGCATGCATTGCAGGAGATGTTATTGCAAAATACGATGCTGGAAGGATGGAAAAGCACGGTGTTAAAGTTATTCCATTAAATACTGGAAAAGAATGCCACCTCGATGCTCACCAAGTAGGACATTGCTTCCACGATTTAGATCTTGATAATTTAGATATTATATTTATTGAAAACGTTGGAAACTTGATATGTCCAACAGACTTTGATCTGGGAACACACAAAAGAACTGTTGTTGTAAGCGTTACTGAAGGGGACGATACCGTTGAAAAACACCCTGAAATCTTTAAAACTGCAAATTTAACAATAATCAACAAAATCGACATTTGTGAAGCTGTTGGCGCTGATCCGCAAAAAATGTTAAACGATGCAAAGAAAATCAACAAAGATATGGAAGTTCTTTTAACTGCCATAAAACACGGGCAAGGTGTTGATGAAGTTGTTAATTTCATTAAAAAAACAGTTAAAGAAGTTAAAAATCAAAAATAA
- the wtpB gene encoding tungstate ABC transporter permease WtpB, translated as MKADKGFNLLFLVISLFLLAFVLLPLLNMIFNPGNVTGAINDSEVIKSLLVSIKAAGTATVFAIFLGIPLSYMLARYNFIGKNVVEAVIDIPMAIPHSVIGIMILAFFYGTSIGRGIEDIGFEIVDNFWGIVVVMLYVGLPYMVNSGRDGFLMVEEELENVSRTLGASRIKTFFNVSLPLIKNNLVSGSILTFARGISEVGAILIVAYFPKTTPVLILDRFNEYGLSSSKPISVIMIVLSIVLFSIFRLVSYNKK; from the coding sequence TTGAAGGCGGACAAAGGATTTAATTTGTTATTTTTGGTAATTTCGCTATTTTTGTTGGCATTTGTACTACTTCCACTGTTAAATATGATATTTAATCCAGGAAATGTAACTGGTGCAATTAACGATTCAGAAGTAATTAAATCTCTTCTTGTAAGCATCAAAGCAGCAGGCACTGCAACTGTGTTCGCGATTTTTTTAGGGATTCCTTTATCTTACATGCTTGCAAGATACAATTTTATTGGAAAAAATGTAGTCGAAGCAGTTATAGATATTCCAATGGCAATACCTCACTCTGTAATCGGCATCATGATTTTGGCTTTCTTTTACGGAACTTCAATTGGAAGGGGGATTGAAGACATCGGTTTTGAAATTGTTGACAATTTCTGGGGAATTGTTGTTGTAATGCTCTATGTTGGACTTCCTTACATGGTAAACAGCGGAAGAGATGGATTTTTAATGGTTGAGGAGGAACTTGAAAATGTTTCAAGGACACTTGGCGCCTCAAGAATAAAGACATTTTTCAATGTTTCGCTACCTTTAATTAAAAATAACCTTGTTTCTGGAAGTATTCTGACATTTGCAAGAGGTATTAGTGAGGTAGGGGCAATATTGATTGTTGCATACTTCCCAAAGACTACTCCTGTGTTAATTTTAGATAGATTTAATGAATACGGACTTAGTTCTTCAAAACCGATTTCTGTAATTATGATTGTGCTGAGTATTGTATTATTTTCAATATTTAGACTTGTGAGCTATAATAAGAAATAA
- a CDS encoding ATP-binding cassette domain-containing protein codes for MLKLEKLCKSWKEFQLKSVNLDIDDNYCILLGPSGAGKSVIIQCITGILKPDSGRIYFDGEDITDIPPEKRNFGYVPQNYALFPHMNVYNNIAYGMKLRKCPKLEIEKKITEIAEFLKITHILNRKPTTLSGGEQQRVAIARALVLDPKILLLDEPTSALDTNIKENVISELKRIGELVPIIHITHDFVEAKTLGNQIAILINGELNDFGDSEIFKTPKNEKIANFLGYNVITEEKESFAVAPEEIFVKKHDDTDNGEYIKGKVESLVDFGYYKKVSVNINETVVKTITDGENPVNVGDIVSIKYKRKVPIN; via the coding sequence ATGCTTAAATTAGAAAAGTTATGTAAATCCTGGAAAGAATTTCAACTTAAGAGTGTAAATTTGGATATTGATGATAATTATTGCATACTGCTTGGCCCAAGTGGTGCTGGAAAATCAGTTATAATCCAGTGTATAACTGGGATTTTAAAACCAGACTCTGGAAGAATATATTTTGATGGCGAGGATATAACAGATATACCTCCAGAAAAACGAAACTTTGGATACGTACCCCAAAATTATGCACTTTTCCCACACATGAATGTATATAATAACATTGCATACGGAATGAAACTTAGAAAATGCCCCAAATTGGAAATCGAGAAAAAAATAACCGAAATTGCTGAATTTTTAAAAATTACCCATATATTGAATAGAAAACCAACAACTTTGAGCGGTGGAGAACAGCAAAGAGTCGCAATTGCAAGGGCACTTGTTCTTGACCCTAAAATTTTACTTCTCGATGAGCCAACTTCTGCACTTGATACGAACATAAAAGAAAATGTAATTTCTGAGTTGAAAAGAATCGGAGAATTAGTTCCAATAATTCACATAACCCACGACTTTGTTGAAGCAAAAACACTTGGAAACCAGATTGCAATATTGATAAACGGGGAATTAAATGATTTTGGAGATTCTGAAATTTTTAAAACTCCTAAAAATGAAAAAATAGCTAATTTTTTAGGATATAATGTTATAACCGAAGAAAAAGAATCATTTGCAGTAGCTCCAGAAGAAATATTTGTAAAAAAACACGACGATACCGACAATGGGGAATATATTAAGGGAAAAGTCGAATCTTTGGTTGATTTTGGATATTATAAAAAAGTATCAGTTAATATCAATGAAACGGTTGTAAAAACAATAACAGATGGGGAAAATCCCGTAAATGTCGGGGATATAGTATCTATTAAATACAAAAGAAAAGTTCCAATCAATTAA
- a CDS encoding site-2 protease family protein has translation MSSFKGIFGFNNIELKDLLISSLAIALVVVWPRGFPSFSVGFLLQYVAALFTVGTAFILHELAHRTVARHFGAWSEFRAWYEGLGIALFLKVILGFTFIAPGAVYVHKDYLTTKENGLISIAGPLTNIALAVLFLVLPIPAIYYSGYYIDIAGFGYYVNVFLAFFNMLPIYPFDGSKVMRWNFLIWAAIFIPLVALYFFV, from the coding sequence ATGAGTTCATTTAAGGGAATTTTTGGATTTAACAACATCGAATTGAAAGATTTGCTGATTTCGTCACTTGCGATAGCTCTCGTAGTTGTCTGGCCAAGAGGATTTCCATCATTTAGTGTAGGATTTCTTTTACAGTATGTTGCAGCATTATTTACAGTTGGAACTGCATTTATTCTTCACGAACTTGCACACAGGACCGTTGCAAGACATTTTGGAGCATGGAGCGAATTTAGGGCATGGTATGAGGGACTTGGAATTGCGTTATTTTTAAAAGTAATTCTCGGATTTACATTCATTGCGCCGGGTGCCGTGTATGTCCATAAAGACTATTTAACAACAAAAGAAAACGGATTAATTTCGATAGCAGGCCCTTTAACAAATATTGCGCTCGCAGTTTTATTCTTGGTTCTTCCAATACCTGCAATATATTATTCAGGATACTACATCGATATCGCAGGCTTTGGATATTATGTAAACGTATTTTTGGCATTTTTCAATATGCTTCCGATATATCCATTTGATGGATCAAAGGTTATGCGATGGAACTTTTTAATTTGGGCAGCAATCTTTATTCCTCTAGTTGCATTATATTTCTTCGTCTAA
- a CDS encoding segregation/condensation protein A, producing MEFDLWVRIIKESIEKKDVDPWNINISEITEEYLGTIKELRRFDIRLSADVVLVAGILLRLKSQVLYGECETAFSEEEEEVYEDDYRDDDYIEPETVEKSKKEPAKDINPKSMTLDGLISTLNTELKKIKDAKPRKKREVVRPTALYNLVEEMIEEDDISDIMEFLVLELKKSGGKFTFQNKFKTREEIIKNFLPALYLANDGKIDLGQDDLFEELNLELKK from the coding sequence ATGGAGTTTGACCTCTGGGTTAGAATCATCAAAGAAAGCATCGAAAAAAAGGATGTTGATCCATGGAATATCAACATTTCTGAAATAACGGAGGAATACCTTGGAACAATAAAAGAACTTAGAAGATTTGATATACGGTTGTCCGCAGATGTTGTTTTAGTTGCAGGGATTCTTTTAAGGTTAAAATCGCAGGTACTCTATGGAGAATGTGAAACTGCATTTAGCGAAGAAGAGGAAGAAGTTTACGAAGATGACTATCGGGATGATGATTACATCGAGCCTGAAACGGTTGAAAAATCTAAAAAAGAACCTGCAAAAGATATTAATCCTAAAAGCATGACGTTAGATGGCCTGATCAGTACCCTTAATACAGAACTTAAAAAAATTAAGGATGCAAAGCCAAGGAAAAAACGAGAAGTGGTAAGGCCAACCGCACTTTACAATCTCGTTGAAGAGATGATTGAAGAAGACGATATTTCAGATATCATGGAATTTTTGGTTTTGGAACTTAAAAAATCGGGCGGAAAATTTACTTTCCAAAATAAATTTAAGACGAGAGAAGAGATTATAAAGAATTTTTTACCTGCATTATATCTTGCAAATGACGGAAAAATTGATTTAGGTCAAGATGATCTGTTTGAAGAGCTAAATTTAGAATTGAAGAAATAA
- the thsA gene encoding thermosome subunit alpha, protein MAQPGVLPENMKRYMGRDAQRMNILAGRIIAETVRSTLGPKGMDKMLVDDLGDVVVTNDGVTILREMSVEHPAAKMLIEVAKTQEKEVGDGTTTAVVVAGELLRKAEELLDQNVHPTIVVKGYQMAAQKAQELLKSIACEVGAQDKEILTKIAMTSITGKGAEKAKEKLADIIVDAVSAVVDEEGKVDKDLIKIEKKSGASIDDTELIKGVLVDKERVSAQMPKKVTDSKIALLNCAIEIKETETDAEIRITDPAKLMEFIEQEEKMLKDMVAEIKASGANVLFCQKGIDDLAQHYLAKEGIMAARRVKKSDMEKLAKATGANVITNIKDLSAEDLGDAGLVEERKISGDSMIFVEECKHPKAVTMLIRGTTEHVIEEVARAVDDAVGVVACTIEDGRIVAGGGSTEVELSMKLREYAEGISGREQLAVRAFADALEVIPRTLAENAGLDAIEILVKVRAAHASNGNKCAGLNVFTGEVEDMCDNGVVEPLRVKTQAIQSAAESTEMLLRIDDVIAAEKLRGGPDMGDMGGMGGMGGMGGMPGMM, encoded by the coding sequence ATGGCACAACCCGGAGTTTTACCTGAAAATATGAAGAGATACATGGGAAGAGATGCTCAAAGAATGAACATCTTAGCAGGAAGAATCATCGCAGAAACAGTAAGATCAACACTCGGTCCAAAAGGAATGGACAAAATGTTAGTTGACGACTTAGGAGACGTAGTTGTTACAAACGACGGTGTTACAATCTTAAGAGAAATGAGTGTAGAACACCCTGCAGCTAAAATGTTAATCGAAGTTGCAAAAACACAGGAAAAAGAAGTCGGCGACGGTACAACAACAGCTGTTGTAGTTGCTGGTGAATTATTAAGAAAAGCTGAAGAATTATTGGACCAAAATGTACACCCAACAATTGTTGTAAAAGGATACCAAATGGCAGCTCAAAAAGCTCAAGAATTATTAAAATCAATTGCTTGCGAAGTTGGAGCTCAAGACAAAGAAATCTTAACCAAAATCGCAATGACTTCAATCACCGGAAAAGGTGCTGAAAAAGCTAAAGAAAAATTAGCTGACATCATCGTTGATGCAGTTTCAGCAGTAGTTGACGAAGAAGGAAAAGTTGACAAAGACTTAATCAAAATTGAGAAAAAATCAGGCGCATCAATCGACGACACCGAATTAATCAAAGGTGTTTTAGTTGACAAAGAAAGAGTAAGCGCTCAAATGCCTAAAAAAGTAACTGATTCAAAAATTGCACTCTTAAACTGTGCAATCGAAATCAAAGAAACAGAAACAGACGCAGAAATCAGAATCACTGACCCTGCAAAATTAATGGAATTCATCGAACAAGAAGAAAAAATGTTAAAAGACATGGTTGCTGAAATCAAAGCAAGCGGTGCAAACGTTTTATTCTGTCAAAAAGGAATCGATGACTTAGCACAACACTACTTAGCTAAAGAAGGAATCATGGCTGCAAGAAGAGTTAAAAAATCCGACATGGAAAAATTAGCTAAAGCTACCGGTGCTAACGTAATTACAAACATCAAAGACCTGTCAGCTGAAGACTTAGGTGATGCAGGTCTCGTTGAAGAAAGAAAAATCTCCGGAGATTCAATGATCTTCGTAGAAGAATGCAAACACCCAAAAGCAGTTACAATGCTCATCAGAGGTACAACTGAACACGTAATTGAAGAAGTTGCAAGAGCAGTGGACGACGCTGTTGGTGTAGTTGCATGTACTATCGAAGATGGAAGAATCGTAGCTGGTGGAGGTTCAACAGAAGTTGAATTATCCATGAAATTAAGAGAATACGCAGAAGGAATCAGCGGAAGAGAACAACTTGCTGTTAGGGCATTCGCTGATGCTTTAGAAGTAATCCCAAGAACCTTAGCTGAAAATGCAGGACTCGATGCAATCGAAATCCTCGTTAAAGTTAGAGCAGCACACGCAAGCAACGGCAACAAGTGCGCAGGTTTAAACGTATTCACCGGAGAAGTTGAAGACATGTGCGACAACGGTGTTGTTGAACCATTAAGAGTTAAAACACAAGCAATCCAGTCAGCAGCTGAATCAACAGAAATGTTACTCAGAATCGACGACGTAATTGCTGCAGAAAAATTAAGAGGCGGCCCTGACATGGGTGACATGGGAGGCATGGGCGGAATGGGAGGCATGGGCGGAATGCCAGGAATGATGTAA